A genomic region of Desulfosarcina ovata subsp. ovata contains the following coding sequences:
- a CDS encoding thiolase family protein, producing the protein MKDVVIVSACRTAIGAFGGTLKSLNGATLASIVMKAAIQRAGIDPAMIDDVRFGCCLEHHDSLNTTRVAALLAGIPDSVTAVTINRVCISGMEAVISGTAMIQAEMADVILAGGVEHMSGIPFVVPSARWGARLQDQVFVDAMIHALHCGSYIMPLDENAPMDTSKAPASHFLGKPYIMGHTAEFIAQKLGITRQEMDEVALRSQNSAERANNDGSFAEEIVPVPVPRRKQDPLMFDRDEHFRPGLTMEELQKLPPAFVPKTGTVTAGNASGINDGAAAMLIMSAEKAAALGLKPMARIRAMGRGACHPALMGLSPVPAVKDLMQRSGLKLADFDLVELNEAFAAQYIGCERELGLNREITNVNGSGIGLGHPVGATGCRIMVTLLHAMQKRGNQLGLATLCGGGGVSMACALEMI; encoded by the coding sequence ATGAAAGATGTTGTCATCGTCAGTGCCTGCCGAACCGCCATCGGTGCCTTTGGCGGCACCCTGAAAAGCCTGAACGGCGCCACCTTGGCCAGCATCGTGATGAAGGCGGCCATCCAGCGGGCGGGCATCGACCCCGCCATGATCGACGATGTGCGCTTCGGCTGCTGCCTGGAGCACCACGATAGCCTCAATACCACTCGGGTGGCCGCCCTGCTGGCCGGTATCCCCGATTCGGTGACCGCGGTAACGATCAACCGCGTATGCATCTCCGGCATGGAGGCGGTGATCTCCGGGACGGCCATGATTCAGGCGGAAATGGCCGATGTGATCCTGGCCGGCGGTGTGGAGCACATGTCCGGGATACCGTTTGTCGTGCCCAGCGCCCGCTGGGGAGCCCGCCTGCAGGATCAGGTGTTCGTGGACGCCATGATCCACGCCCTGCACTGCGGTTCCTATATTATGCCCCTCGACGAAAACGCCCCCATGGATACGTCCAAGGCGCCGGCCAGCCATTTTCTCGGTAAACCTTATATCATGGGGCACACGGCCGAATTCATCGCCCAGAAACTGGGCATCACCCGCCAGGAGATGGACGAAGTGGCCCTGCGCAGCCAGAACAGCGCCGAGCGGGCCAACAACGACGGCTCCTTTGCCGAGGAGATCGTGCCCGTACCCGTGCCGCGACGCAAGCAGGATCCGCTGATGTTCGACCGGGACGAGCACTTCCGTCCCGGCCTGACCATGGAAGAGCTGCAGAAACTGCCGCCGGCTTTCGTTCCCAAAACCGGAACGGTGACCGCCGGAAACGCCAGCGGCATCAACGACGGCGCCGCCGCCATGCTGATCATGTCGGCCGAAAAGGCTGCGGCCCTGGGCCTGAAGCCCATGGCGCGCATTCGGGCCATGGGCCGGGGGGCCTGCCATCCGGCGCTGATGGGACTCTCGCCGGTACCGGCGGTAAAGGATCTGATGCAGCGCAGCGGCCTGAAACTCGCCGATTTCGATCTGGTTGAGCTCAACGAGGCCTTTGCCGCCCAGTACATCGGTTGCGAGCGCGAGCTGGGGCTCAACCGAGAGATCACCAACGTCAACGGTTCTGGCATCGGCCTCGGCCATCCAGTGGGCGCCACCGGCTGCCGGATCATGGTCACCCTGCTGCACGCCATGCAGAAACGGGGCAATCAACTGGGCCTGGCCACCCTGTGTGGCGGCGGTGGGGTGTCCATGGCCTGTGCGCTGGAAATGATCTGA
- a CDS encoding iron-sulfur cluster assembly scaffold protein produces the protein MTQIQSAVPDNTQGVREMLRASGYSEKAIDYYINKPHMGQVSDADISSEMTGSCGDTMGITIKMENGLVSDAKYQVMGCAGAVSAAMAVVDLIKGKDLDYARSINDGAVFKVLQEIPVKKHHCIQLAVKTLHKAIDLQQMKQSA, from the coding sequence ATGACTCAGATCCAAAGCGCAGTGCCGGATAACACTCAGGGTGTTCGGGAGATGCTCCGAGCATCCGGCTACTCCGAAAAAGCCATCGACTACTACATCAATAAACCGCATATGGGCCAGGTATCCGATGCGGACATCTCTTCAGAAATGACCGGCAGCTGTGGCGATACCATGGGGATCACCATCAAAATGGAAAATGGGCTGGTCAGTGACGCCAAATACCAGGTCATGGGGTGTGCCGGTGCCGTCTCCGCGGCCATGGCCGTGGTGGACCTGATCAAGGGCAAGGATCTGGACTATGCCCGCTCCATTAACGATGGCGCGGTTTTCAAGGTGCTCCAGGAGATACCTGTAAAAAAGCACCACTGTATCCAGCTGGCCGTCAAAACCCTGCATAAAGCCATTGACCTCCAGCAGATGAAACAGTCCGCTTAA
- the cas5c gene encoding type I-C CRISPR-associated protein Cas5c, translating into MNKSSPFRLKVSGPNACFTRPEMKVERVSYDVMTPSAARGILEAILWKPAIFWKILQIDVMNPIKWESVRRNEVGAVVSARNAKTAMREGSGFLGLYIEKERQQRAGLFLRDVAYVIHAEFELTARAGPEDNVVKFEQMFIRRASQGQCFHRPYFGCREFPVDFEFIPKDASDLPAIAKTHDFGWMLHDIDYSGKEPMPQFFNAKMVNGKIDLRNVEVRS; encoded by the coding sequence ATGAATAAAAGCAGTCCATTTAGGCTTAAGGTAAGCGGTCCAAATGCCTGTTTTACCCGGCCGGAAATGAAAGTTGAGCGGGTGTCCTATGATGTGATGACGCCTTCCGCCGCCCGGGGAATTTTGGAGGCGATCCTCTGGAAACCGGCCATCTTCTGGAAAATTCTACAAATTGATGTGATGAATCCAATTAAATGGGAATCTGTCCGGCGTAATGAAGTGGGGGCGGTGGTATCCGCGAGAAATGCCAAGACCGCGATGCGTGAAGGTTCCGGCTTTCTTGGACTTTATATAGAGAAAGAGCGTCAACAGCGGGCAGGACTTTTTCTTCGCGATGTGGCTTATGTCATTCACGCTGAATTTGAATTAACCGCCAGGGCCGGTCCCGAGGACAATGTTGTTAAATTCGAACAGATGTTTATCCGCCGGGCATCCCAGGGACAGTGCTTTCACCGCCCATATTTTGGATGTCGTGAATTCCCCGTTGATTTTGAATTCATACCAAAAGATGCGTCAGATCTACCAGCCATCGCCAAGACACACGATTTCGGATGGATGCTCCACGATATCGATTATTCCGGCAAGGAGCCCATGCCCCAATTTTTCAACGCTAAAATGGTCAACGGCAAAATCGACCTTCGTAATGTGGAGGTGCGCTCATGA
- a CDS encoding type II toxin-antitoxin system HicB family antitoxin has protein sequence MQTKYKVVLNKTDEGYSVHCPGLPGCWSQGETEAEAIENIKDAVTEYLAALYESIKNADIREIDVAI, from the coding sequence ATGCAAACGAAATACAAAGTCGTGTTAAATAAAACGGATGAGGGATACAGTGTTCATTGCCCGGGATTGCCCGGATGCTGGTCCCAGGGCGAAACCGAGGCCGAAGCCATCGAAAACATAAAAGATGCGGTCACAGAATACCTCGCTGCCCTATACGAATCCATCAAAAACGCGGATATACGCGAAATTGATGTGGCCATCTGA
- a CDS encoding PilZ domain-containing protein, whose amino-acid sequence MLIAKGKEEMGLDESLKLLDLPPDATIDDAEKAFTHMQNLIEQYYQDADGDVSPSRQADLELLSLAYEKALVHISERDFAADSKPAPKTESVQVPRTDSRPMLKIVSDLPELEDLDESMDFSDEQVPERGSDSLPVLPESDIQTVEAALAIISRRLHEAEAALPEAQQVVDQATAAVDAANRRHERVRQESINAIVVAKSAKIRALLLEIESKRAVEKAMAVAEKARERVTVAKRMAKAAMAEAEKAQQEVGTLKESEEAAAADAVNAESQLEQAKARLKTLTNRLVETRQRMRISRDSGGMLTLGPGGKINGDSLDAVLADQLIRTDVDSGASDDRNKLISDLLEIEASLQNGDGGENMLPATNSSLAPVQSHIPERRRQARIVYPPHQRPGLSVEGRTLPILDLSVTGMRLETGDGFSCPRILRGEIRFTGRQPVKVTGKVVREDDRSAGLRLVTRIGNHILDKERLRLSA is encoded by the coding sequence ATGTTGATTGCAAAAGGAAAAGAGGAGATGGGACTGGACGAAAGCCTCAAACTGTTGGATCTGCCCCCGGACGCCACGATTGATGATGCCGAGAAGGCATTTACCCACATGCAGAATCTGATCGAGCAATATTACCAGGATGCGGACGGTGACGTGTCCCCGTCGCGCCAGGCGGACCTTGAACTGCTCAGCCTGGCGTACGAGAAAGCGCTGGTCCATATTTCAGAACGGGACTTTGCGGCGGATTCCAAGCCGGCGCCGAAAACGGAATCCGTACAGGTGCCGAGAACGGATTCCAGGCCGATGCTTAAAATCGTCAGCGATTTGCCTGAACTGGAAGACTTGGACGAGTCCATGGACTTCAGCGATGAACAAGTTCCGGAACGTGGCTCCGACAGCCTGCCGGTGCTTCCGGAATCGGATATCCAGACCGTGGAGGCGGCGCTGGCGATTATTTCAAGGCGCCTGCACGAGGCCGAGGCCGCGCTGCCCGAGGCCCAGCAGGTGGTCGACCAGGCTACCGCGGCGGTGGATGCGGCCAACCGGCGGCATGAACGAGTAAGGCAGGAGAGCATCAACGCCATCGTTGTGGCCAAATCGGCAAAAATACGGGCACTTCTGCTGGAGATCGAGTCCAAACGGGCCGTGGAAAAGGCCATGGCCGTGGCGGAGAAGGCCCGCGAACGGGTTACGGTGGCCAAGCGGATGGCCAAGGCGGCCATGGCCGAGGCGGAGAAGGCCCAGCAGGAGGTGGGCACGCTCAAGGAGTCGGAGGAGGCGGCCGCCGCCGATGCCGTCAACGCCGAGTCCCAACTGGAGCAGGCCAAGGCGCGTTTGAAAACCCTGACCAACCGGCTGGTGGAAACCCGCCAGCGGATGAGGATCTCCCGTGACAGTGGCGGCATGCTGACCCTTGGCCCCGGAGGAAAAATTAACGGTGACTCCCTCGATGCGGTGCTGGCCGACCAATTGATCCGGACCGATGTGGACAGTGGTGCCAGCGACGACCGGAATAAATTGATCAGCGACCTTTTGGAGATCGAAGCCTCCCTTCAAAACGGCGATGGAGGGGAAAACATGTTGCCTGCCACCAACAGCAGTCTTGCACCCGTTCAATCGCATATCCCCGAAAGACGGCGGCAGGCGCGGATTGTCTATCCCCCTCACCAGCGCCCCGGATTGTCCGTTGAGGGCCGTACCCTGCCGATCTTGGACCTCAGTGTAACCGGTATGCGCCTTGAAACCGGCGATGGGTTCAGCTGCCCGCGGATTTTACGCGGAGAGATCCGGTTCACCGGTCGTCAACCGGTAAAAGTGACCGGCAAAGTTGTCCGGGAAGACGATCGTTCGGCCGGCCTGCGGCTGGTAACCCGTATCGGCAACCATATTCTGGATAAGGAACGCCTTCGCCTGAGTGCCTGA
- the cas8c gene encoding type I-C CRISPR-associated protein Cas8c/Csd1, producing MILNALSAYYQRLADDPGVDVAPLGFEHKAIDFLIKLDDAGKFVNFHDLREGTGKKRKGRLSLVPKGIKRSSGIAANLLWDTVPYVLGRALPEKGKNIEKSSARAVEQHKAFVEKVEQTLSGCSDRGAMAVLSFLRCGEFNPIFEHTLWDEVEQSGGNITFSLAGDTQLVCQHPEVVAAISEKLKPEGELQACSVSGKKNVPAILHTAIKGVWGAQSSGANIVSFNLDAFRSFGKKQGFNAPVGSSIEFAYTTALNYLLASANQRMQVGDASTVFWARDPCDFEKDLHPILAPKKGEEAVSYNKIRGLLSAVKTGLPLGEEDLPFYVLGLAPNASRIAVRFWCEGNVKKIKERVAEHFLDIEMVRAPHDPEFLSLFQLLVSTATERKADNIPPNLGGEVARSVFTGTAYPRTLFANAIRRCKAEQKVTFARASIIKGVLTRMSRTSNLKDKEVSVALDKSYDNIGYVLGRLFAVLEWIQELAHTPEGKKRQNLNKTIRDTYFGAATSSPLITFKRLDELSVHHLAKIRNSGKGIVWLEQLKQEVFGHIPAKGIPSILDLEDQGRFSVGYYHQRQDFFTSKKTEEIKENTNG from the coding sequence ATGATTCTGAACGCCTTGTCAGCTTATTACCAGCGGCTTGCCGATGACCCAGGCGTAGATGTTGCCCCCCTCGGATTTGAACACAAGGCAATTGATTTTTTGATTAAGCTTGATGACGCCGGTAAATTCGTTAACTTTCACGATCTTCGCGAAGGTACCGGAAAGAAGCGCAAAGGGCGACTATCGCTAGTGCCTAAGGGAATCAAGCGTTCGTCGGGTATCGCCGCTAACCTTCTCTGGGACACGGTTCCGTATGTTTTGGGGAGGGCATTGCCTGAAAAAGGCAAAAATATAGAAAAAAGTTCAGCCCGAGCGGTGGAACAACATAAAGCGTTTGTCGAAAAAGTCGAACAAACCTTGAGCGGGTGTTCCGATAGGGGAGCTATGGCTGTCCTGTCATTTTTACGCTGCGGCGAGTTCAATCCTATTTTTGAACATACGCTTTGGGATGAGGTGGAACAGAGTGGGGGAAACATCACTTTTTCCCTTGCCGGGGATACACAGCTGGTTTGTCAACACCCCGAAGTAGTTGCCGCCATTTCGGAAAAATTGAAGCCCGAAGGTGAGCTCCAGGCCTGTTCGGTTAGCGGTAAAAAAAATGTTCCTGCTATTCTGCATACGGCCATTAAAGGGGTTTGGGGCGCGCAATCCTCTGGAGCGAACATTGTTTCTTTCAATCTCGATGCATTTCGCTCTTTTGGAAAGAAACAAGGTTTCAATGCTCCGGTCGGATCATCCATTGAATTCGCATACACCACCGCCCTGAATTATCTGCTCGCTTCGGCCAATCAGCGAATGCAGGTCGGCGATGCCAGCACTGTTTTTTGGGCCAGGGACCCGTGTGATTTTGAAAAGGATCTCCATCCCATTTTAGCTCCGAAAAAAGGAGAAGAAGCCGTAAGCTACAATAAAATCAGAGGCCTGCTAAGCGCTGTAAAAACAGGTCTCCCGCTTGGTGAAGAAGATCTGCCATTTTACGTCCTTGGATTGGCGCCGAATGCCTCTCGTATTGCCGTTCGTTTTTGGTGCGAGGGCAATGTAAAAAAGATAAAAGAGCGTGTGGCGGAACATTTCCTTGATATAGAGATGGTTCGCGCGCCCCATGATCCCGAATTTTTATCCTTGTTCCAGTTATTGGTTTCAACGGCAACGGAACGAAAAGCCGATAACATTCCACCTAATCTCGGTGGCGAGGTTGCCCGTTCGGTTTTTACCGGAACCGCCTACCCGCGCACCTTGTTTGCAAATGCCATACGCCGCTGCAAAGCGGAACAGAAAGTGACCTTTGCGCGCGCTTCGATCATAAAAGGCGTCCTAACGCGTATGTCGCGTACTTCTAACTTAAAAGATAAGGAGGTGTCCGTGGCACTGGATAAGAGCTACGACAACATCGGTTACGTGCTCGGCCGGCTTTTTGCTGTTCTTGAATGGATTCAGGAACTGGCGCACACACCCGAAGGAAAAAAACGGCAGAACCTAAATAAAACTATCCGCGATACATATTTCGGCGCCGCGACTAGTTCACCGTTGATTACTTTCAAACGGTTGGACGAACTCTCCGTGCACCATCTGGCAAAAATAAGGAATTCCGGTAAGGGTATCGTCTGGTTGGAACAACTGAAACAGGAAGTCTTCGGGCATATTCCCGCCAAAGGAATACCTTCCATTCTCGATCTTGAAGACCAGGGACGATTTTCTGTTGGGTACTATCACCAGCGCCAGGATTTTTTTACCAGTAAAAAAACTGAAGAAATAAAGGAGAATACTAATGGGTGA
- a CDS encoding TetR/AcrR family transcriptional regulator, with protein sequence MTDSHASKPSDTKTRILDVAEALFASNGFRQTSISRLARAAGVNLAAVNYHFGSKDALIRQVIERRLLPVHRLRVQRLEAVRETCTAQGLRPDVAELLRAFVEPSFSLTRGGDGGQRFLLIIGRVMAESDESIRNIFIRSFKPSFMLFFSLMRKSLPGLPKNELFWRLHFVASALGHAMRVHGAAMPSSELFPPKSDVDTVVRILMAFLTAGLKAPSHRESTACPPE encoded by the coding sequence ATGACCGATTCTCACGCATCCAAACCGTCCGATACGAAAACCCGCATCCTCGATGTGGCTGAAGCCCTGTTTGCCAGCAACGGATTCAGGCAGACCTCGATCAGCCGACTGGCCCGTGCGGCGGGAGTCAACCTGGCAGCGGTCAATTATCATTTCGGGTCCAAAGATGCGTTGATCCGGCAGGTGATCGAACGTCGCCTGCTGCCGGTTCACCGGCTGCGCGTGCAGCGGCTGGAGGCGGTCCGGGAAACGTGCACGGCGCAGGGACTCCGGCCCGATGTGGCCGAACTGCTGCGCGCCTTCGTCGAGCCGTCGTTCAGCCTGACCCGCGGGGGTGACGGGGGGCAACGTTTTCTCCTGATCATCGGCCGGGTCATGGCCGAATCCGATGAATCCATCCGCAATATTTTTATCCGCAGTTTCAAACCGAGTTTTATGCTGTTTTTCTCACTGATGAGAAAAAGCCTTCCCGGTCTTCCCAAAAATGAACTGTTCTGGCGGCTTCATTTTGTGGCCAGCGCCCTTGGCCACGCCATGCGCGTTCACGGTGCGGCAATGCCGTCCTCGGAACTGTTTCCCCCAAAGAGCGATGTCGATACGGTGGTCCGCATCCTGATGGCATTTTTGACCGCCGGCCTCAAGGCGCCATCGCATAGGGAAAGCACAGCATGTCCTCCTGAATGA
- a CDS encoding efflux transporter outer membrane subunit, translating into MNRILLILLCSLTLFSGCAVIPPYTPPETLVPDAWPTGPAYRDGSLTDEPVAADLPWPEFYTDARLRAVIETALANNRDLRLAALNVARAQAIYGIQRSALYPALDATANGSKKRIPADISSSGESYTAKQYDVNLGILSWEIDFFGRIRSLKEQALQSYLATEEARRSARILLIASVARAYLTLAADQENLRLAQTTFENQKSAHDLIKRRQEVGLGSELDLNRARTQVDIARVDIARYTRLVAQDRNALNLLAGTLQPLTEAHLPADLASVAPLGGIGAGLSSMVLLNRPDILQAERLLKAANANIGAARAALFPRISLTTTIGTASADLHNLFTAGQDTWLFAPQVSMPIFDARLWAALDATKAEREIAITQYQKAIQTAFREVADALAVEGTVDQQLSAQKALVRSAAETYRLSDARYTKGIDSYLGVLDAQRSLYTAQQALVAMNLVKLTNQVQLYAALGGGAR; encoded by the coding sequence ATGAATCGAATCCTGTTGATTCTGCTTTGCAGCCTGACCCTTTTCAGCGGTTGCGCCGTCATACCGCCATACACACCACCCGAAACTCTGGTACCGGATGCCTGGCCGACCGGGCCGGCTTACCGTGACGGCAGCCTGACGGATGAGCCGGTCGCCGCCGACCTGCCGTGGCCCGAATTCTATACCGATGCGCGGCTAAGGGCCGTCATCGAAACGGCCCTGGCCAACAATCGCGATCTGCGGCTGGCGGCCCTGAATGTCGCCCGGGCGCAGGCCATTTACGGGATTCAACGTTCGGCCCTCTATCCGGCCCTGGATGCCACGGCCAACGGCAGTAAAAAGCGGATCCCCGCCGATATTTCCTCTTCGGGGGAGAGTTATACGGCCAAGCAGTACGATGTGAACCTGGGCATTCTTTCCTGGGAAATCGATTTCTTCGGGCGTATCCGCAGCCTCAAGGAGCAGGCCCTGCAAAGCTACCTGGCTACCGAAGAGGCCCGCCGCAGCGCCCGGATCCTGCTCATCGCCTCGGTGGCCCGGGCCTATCTGACTCTGGCCGCCGACCAGGAGAACCTACGGCTGGCGCAAACCACCTTTGAGAACCAGAAGTCGGCCCATGATTTGATCAAACGACGCCAGGAGGTGGGGCTGGGATCCGAACTGGACCTCAATCGCGCCCGGACCCAGGTGGATATCGCCCGGGTCGACATTGCCCGCTACACCCGCCTGGTGGCCCAGGACCGCAATGCGTTAAACTTGCTTGCCGGCACGCTCCAGCCGCTGACCGAAGCGCACCTGCCGGCGGATCTGGCCAGTGTCGCCCCCCTGGGGGGCATCGGTGCCGGGCTTTCATCCATGGTGCTGCTGAACCGGCCGGATATTCTACAGGCCGAGCGTCTGCTCAAAGCGGCCAACGCCAATATCGGTGCGGCCCGGGCCGCCCTGTTTCCGCGCATATCGCTGACTACGACCATTGGAACGGCCAGTGCCGACCTGCACAATCTTTTTACCGCCGGGCAGGATACCTGGCTGTTTGCTCCGCAGGTCAGCATGCCGATTTTCGATGCGCGGCTGTGGGCCGCCCTGGACGCGACCAAGGCGGAACGGGAAATCGCCATTACCCAATACCAGAAGGCCATCCAGACCGCCTTTCGTGAAGTCGCCGATGCCCTTGCCGTGGAGGGCACGGTGGATCAGCAATTGAGCGCCCAAAAGGCGTTGGTGCGATCGGCCGCCGAAACCTACCGCCTTTCCGATGCGCGGTATACCAAGGGGATCGACAGCTACCTGGGGGTTCTGGACGCCCAGCGTTCCCTGTATACGGCCCAGCAGGCCCTGGTGGCCATGAACCTGGTCAAGCTAACCAATCAGGTACAGCTTTATGCCGCCCTGGGCGGCGGGGCCCGGTAG
- the cas3 gene encoding CRISPR-associated helicase Cas3': protein MKKSKPKYYAHSLEDKPPEEWQLLEDHLRNVARLAGEFASSFGSDYWAELAGLWHDIGKYSREFQKKLYDANGIECYLETKPGKVIHSQAGGHLAQQCMSNGMERIFCWLIMGHHAGLADFSSDKTGAKALEPKMRNPERSESILENVPDKIKNKLSPDFPQLLKDGADISFFIRILFSCVVDADFLDTEAFMNSEKAALRAEVYPALDDLLIALDKHLDDLCQSAEPTDVNRIRAEVLEQCRQSADLNPAVFTLTVPTGGGKTLSSLAFALRHAKKQSKGRIIYVIPYTSIIEQTAQVFRKIPGFENAVLEHHCNVVSNDESKESIRSRLASENWDAPIIVTTAVQFFESLFACKTSRCRKLHNITHSVIIFDEAQCLPPSYLRPVVFAIRELYRHYGVTPVLCTATQPVLTQTKQFDFKFKEGFDPAEVVPIISNPETLTDNLKRVELTNHADLRPVSYDELVGAIQAENQSVLCIVNKKDDCRTLAKLLPEEYTLHLSTNMCAAHRLQTIENIRKRLKTEAKPLYVVSTSLVEAGVDLDFPVVYRALSGLDSIAQAAGRCNREGRLPNYGKTVIFLPEKQPGYVQAPASLALEYLLKPDQLKTIFLPKTIESYFKQRFFQLGDHALDEKQILRLLGGNLDFYFRTVAERFRLIDDDWQLPVIAPYEEAIFFVDELKCAPHLNRKIIRKLQRYLVNISCKERILLEREGALELISLPEIFQLNAHFYDLKYGVIAEGSININPEELIC, encoded by the coding sequence ATGAAAAAAAGCAAACCGAAATACTATGCGCATAGCTTAGAAGACAAGCCACCAGAAGAATGGCAGCTTCTCGAAGATCATTTACGTAATGTTGCAAGATTAGCAGGAGAGTTTGCATCATCATTTGGAAGTGATTATTGGGCAGAGCTTGCAGGCCTTTGGCACGATATAGGAAAGTACTCCAGGGAGTTTCAGAAAAAATTGTATGATGCTAACGGCATTGAATGCTATCTTGAAACCAAGCCCGGCAAGGTGATCCATTCACAGGCCGGTGGCCATTTAGCCCAACAATGCATGTCAAACGGAATGGAGCGCATTTTCTGTTGGCTGATTATGGGACATCACGCCGGATTGGCGGATTTCAGTTCGGATAAAACCGGTGCAAAAGCACTGGAGCCCAAAATGCGAAATCCTGAAAGATCAGAATCCATTTTGGAGAACGTCCCCGATAAAATAAAAAACAAGCTGTCACCGGATTTTCCGCAATTGTTAAAGGACGGCGCCGATATCTCCTTTTTTATCCGTATCTTGTTTTCCTGTGTCGTGGACGCCGACTTCCTTGATACAGAAGCGTTTATGAATTCGGAAAAAGCAGCGCTTAGGGCCGAAGTGTATCCTGCATTGGATGATTTACTCATAGCCTTAGATAAACACTTGGATGATTTGTGCCAATCTGCAGAACCAACAGATGTGAATCGAATTCGGGCTGAAGTACTGGAACAATGTCGCCAGTCCGCTGATTTAAACCCGGCGGTTTTCACATTGACAGTCCCTACAGGTGGTGGGAAAACCCTCTCCTCGCTTGCGTTTGCATTGCGGCATGCAAAAAAGCAATCCAAAGGAAGAATCATCTATGTGATTCCGTATACCAGCATCATTGAGCAGACCGCGCAAGTGTTTCGGAAAATTCCAGGATTTGAAAACGCTGTTTTGGAACATCATTGCAATGTCGTTAGCAATGATGAGTCTAAAGAGAGCATCCGTAGTCGGCTGGCATCGGAGAACTGGGATGCGCCAATTATCGTTACCACTGCCGTACAGTTTTTTGAATCTCTATTTGCTTGCAAAACCAGTCGCTGCCGCAAACTCCACAATATTACCCATAGTGTTATTATTTTTGATGAGGCCCAATGCCTGCCCCCCTCCTATTTGCGTCCGGTGGTATTTGCGATACGCGAACTTTATCGCCACTATGGCGTTACGCCTGTTCTTTGCACCGCAACCCAACCGGTTCTGACCCAAACAAAACAGTTTGATTTTAAATTCAAGGAGGGGTTTGATCCTGCGGAAGTGGTTCCCATCATCTCCAACCCCGAAACATTGACTGACAACTTAAAACGGGTGGAATTGACAAACCACGCCGATTTGCGCCCGGTAAGCTATGATGAGCTGGTAGGTGCGATTCAAGCAGAAAACCAGTCTGTTCTTTGCATCGTTAATAAGAAAGATGATTGCAGAACGTTGGCCAAGCTTTTACCGGAAGAATATACGCTTCATCTATCTACCAATATGTGTGCGGCTCATCGTTTGCAAACCATTGAAAATATACGGAAGAGATTAAAGACAGAGGCAAAACCGCTTTATGTGGTAAGTACCTCATTGGTCGAAGCCGGTGTGGACCTTGACTTCCCGGTAGTCTATCGGGCGCTGTCCGGTCTCGATTCTATTGCACAGGCTGCCGGTCGCTGTAACCGCGAAGGAAGACTTCCCAATTACGGAAAAACCGTTATTTTTCTTCCCGAGAAACAACCGGGTTACGTGCAGGCTCCGGCTTCACTTGCCCTGGAATATCTTCTAAAACCAGATCAACTAAAAACAATATTCCTGCCCAAAACAATTGAAAGCTATTTTAAACAGCGCTTTTTTCAATTGGGCGATCATGCCTTGGATGAAAAGCAGATTCTTAGGTTGTTGGGAGGTAATTTGGATTTCTATTTCCGCACAGTGGCGGAACGATTCCGACTTATTGATGATGATTGGCAGTTGCCTGTTATTGCGCCTTACGAGGAAGCTATATTTTTTGTAGATGAATTAAAGTGTGCACCCCATCTCAACCGAAAAATTATACGTAAACTTCAACGCTATCTTGTGAATATTTCATGCAAAGAGCGTATACTGCTAGAACGTGAGGGGGCCTTGGAGTTGATTTCACTTCCAGAAATCTTCCAATTAAATGCTCATTTTTATGATCTGAAATATGGTGTGATCGCAGAAGGCAGTATTAATATCAATCCTGAGGAATTAATATGCTAA
- a CDS encoding type II toxin-antitoxin system HicA family toxin — protein MPKVPGIPHLHAIRALEKAGFAVVRQGKKHIVMSNGQRFLTVPRNNPINAFTMGVLSKTPV, from the coding sequence ATGCCCAAAGTTCCTGGCATCCCCCATTTACATGCCATCAGAGCCTTGGAAAAAGCAGGCTTTGCTGTTGTACGCCAAGGGAAAAAGCACATCGTTATGTCCAATGGACAACGTTTCCTTACCGTTCCACGCAACAATCCCATCAATGCATTCACCATGGGGGTATTGTCAAAGACGCCGGTTTGA